The following coding sequences lie in one Danio rerio strain Tuebingen ecotype United States chromosome 3, GRCz12tu, whole genome shotgun sequence genomic window:
- the zgc:123297 gene encoding uncharacterized protein LOC641563 isoform 1 precursor (isoform 1 precursor is encoded by transcript variant 1) produces MKFICLLLLTACGIKDSRSEQYDVIGAAVAVFASVGDDVILPCSVKPNISVVDMIVEWRRSDLKDSLVHLYEDHEDRETEQNESYRGRTQLIHPELQRGNASLRLSSVKVSDEGRYKCIIGSESSKHEATVDLTVEALGWAPVITIDGFNPSGGLHLQCESEGWYPEPHLEWLDHEGVSLRPETTETHQKAGMFSIKHTIIVYHSDDKIHCRVKLKHHMLEAQIITSREVFKIWRTTAVLISVIVVFSGFAAMMFAVLLHKYRENSQLKIENKRLKQELDQLLQSQKTPEVTLDAGDSGKTCHTGPEDKEILVDNADP; encoded by the exons ATgaagtttatttgtttgctgcTGCTAACTGCTTGTGGAATTAAAGATTCAAGATCAG aGCAGTATGATGTCATTGGAGCTGCAGTAGCTGTATTTGCTTCAGTCGGAGATGACGTGATTCTGCCCTGTTCAGTCAAACCCAACATCAGTGTTGTGGACATGATAGTGGAGTGGCGGAGATCTGATCTGAAAGACTCTCTGGTGCATCTGTATGAGGATCATGAAGACAGAGAAACAGAGCAGAACGAGTCCTACAGAGGGAGAACACAGCTGATTCATCCAGAGCTTCAGAGAGGAAACGCATCCCTCAGACTTTCATCAGTCAAAGTGTCTGATGAAGGACGTTATAAGTGTATTATTGGGTCTGAATCCTCGAAGCATGAAGCCACAGTCGATCTTACAGTTGAAG CTTTAGGATGGGCTCCGGTGATCACCATAGATGGATTTAATCCTTCAGGAGGGCTTCATCTTCAGTGTGAATCTGAAGGTTGGTATCCTGAACCGCATCTGGAGTGGCTGGATCATGAAGGAGTCAGTTTGAGGCCAGAAACTACAGAGACGCACCAGAAAGCGGGCATGTTCAGCATCAAACACACAATCATTGTTTATCACAGCGACGACAAGATTCACTGCAGAGTGAAACTGAAGCATCACATGCTGGAAGCACAGATCATCACCTCAC GTGAAGTGTTTAAAATATGGAGGACAACAGCCGTCCTGATTTCAGTTATAGTTGTGTTCAGTGGTTTTGCTGCAATGATGTTTGCTGTGCTTCTGCATAAATACAGAG aaaacagtCAACTAAAGATTGAGAATAAGAGACTAAAACAAg AACTTGATCAACTTTTACAAAGTCAGAAGACACCAGAAG TGACTCTTGATGCTGGGGATTCAGGTAAAACATGTCACACTGGACCTGAAGATAAAGAAATTCTTGTTGACAACGCAGATCcataa
- the zgc:123297 gene encoding uncharacterized protein LOC641563 isoform 2 precursor (isoform 2 precursor is encoded by transcript variant 2) produces the protein MKFICLLLLTACGIKDSRSEQYDVIGAAVAVFASVGDDVILPCSVKPNISVVDMIVEWRRSDLKDSLVHLYEDHEDRETEQNESYRGRTQLIHPELQRGNASLRLSSVKVSDEGRYKCIIGSESSKHEATVDLTVEALGWAPVITIDGFNPSGGLHLQCESEGWYPEPHLEWLDHEGVSLRPETTETHQKAGMFSIKHTIIVYHSDDKIHCRVKLKHHMLEAQIITSREVFKIWRTTAVLISVIVVFSGFAAMMFAVLLHKYRELDQLLQSQKTPEVTLDAGDSGKTCHTGPEDKEILVDNADP, from the exons ATgaagtttatttgtttgctgcTGCTAACTGCTTGTGGAATTAAAGATTCAAGATCAG aGCAGTATGATGTCATTGGAGCTGCAGTAGCTGTATTTGCTTCAGTCGGAGATGACGTGATTCTGCCCTGTTCAGTCAAACCCAACATCAGTGTTGTGGACATGATAGTGGAGTGGCGGAGATCTGATCTGAAAGACTCTCTGGTGCATCTGTATGAGGATCATGAAGACAGAGAAACAGAGCAGAACGAGTCCTACAGAGGGAGAACACAGCTGATTCATCCAGAGCTTCAGAGAGGAAACGCATCCCTCAGACTTTCATCAGTCAAAGTGTCTGATGAAGGACGTTATAAGTGTATTATTGGGTCTGAATCCTCGAAGCATGAAGCCACAGTCGATCTTACAGTTGAAG CTTTAGGATGGGCTCCGGTGATCACCATAGATGGATTTAATCCTTCAGGAGGGCTTCATCTTCAGTGTGAATCTGAAGGTTGGTATCCTGAACCGCATCTGGAGTGGCTGGATCATGAAGGAGTCAGTTTGAGGCCAGAAACTACAGAGACGCACCAGAAAGCGGGCATGTTCAGCATCAAACACACAATCATTGTTTATCACAGCGACGACAAGATTCACTGCAGAGTGAAACTGAAGCATCACATGCTGGAAGCACAGATCATCACCTCAC GTGAAGTGTTTAAAATATGGAGGACAACAGCCGTCCTGATTTCAGTTATAGTTGTGTTCAGTGGTTTTGCTGCAATGATGTTTGCTGTGCTTCTGCATAAATACAGAG AACTTGATCAACTTTTACAAAGTCAGAAGACACCAGAAG TGACTCTTGATGCTGGGGATTCAGGTAAAACATGTCACACTGGACCTGAAGATAAAGAAATTCTTGTTGACAACGCAGATCcataa
- the pde6ga gene encoding phosphodiesterase 6G, cGMP-specific, rod, gamma, paralog a: MDVSKPKSTSKGATRATGPGSPHKGPPKFKQRSTRQFKSKPPKKGVIGFGEEIPGMEGLGTDFNVICPWEAYSHLELHELAQYGII, translated from the exons ATGGATGTTTCCAAGCCTAAATCGACCAGCAAAGGTGCCACACGTGCCACAGGACCTGGCAGTCCCCACAAGGGCCCACCTAAGTTCAAACAGAGGTCAACACGCCAGTTTAAGAGCAAACCACCCAAAAAGGGTGTCATCGG atttgGTGAAGAGATTCCTGGAATGGAGGGATTGGGAACAG ACTTTAACGTAATCTGTCCATGGGAGGCGTACAGTCACCTGGAGTTACATGAGCTGGCTCAATACGGCATTATATGA